One part of the Drosophila teissieri strain GT53w chromosome 3R, Prin_Dtei_1.1, whole genome shotgun sequence genome encodes these proteins:
- the LOC122620248 gene encoding pyridoxine/pyridoxamine 5'-phosphate oxidase isoform X2, translated as MSTVLIQKLCSTLWSPGSLSRFAQHMSHVSHQNWLLTAQKEAPQVRPRLACMATVDKSGEPVTRLTNIEEVNANGITFFTTLGSRQAGEISANPHVSLHFNWAPLMRSVRIAGSAQQLTEEQTREQFRRFPRHIQMSITHGPRFAAADWQSRSGFFARIGERLNTWLGKEPEQIHMPHNWGGFLLTPSLFEFGMLSGEKAGRTRVRFRRCLEMPRGTRVGTVQAERQDWVYDSCEEN; from the exons atgtCGACTGTTTTGATACAAAAGTTGTGTAGTACGCTTTGGTCACCAGGATCACTAAGCCGCTTTGCGCAGCACATGAGCCATGTTTCCCACCAG AACTGGCTCTTGACCGCCCAGAAGGAGGCGCCTCAGGTGCGGCCTCGACTAGCCTGCATGGCCACGGTGGACAAGTCTGGTGAGCCTGTGACCCGCCTGACCAACATAGAGGAGGTCAATGCCAATGGAATCACCTTCTTCACGACCCTGGGCAGTCGGCAGGCGGGCGAGATTAGCGCCAATCCGCACGTGTCGCTACATTTCAACTGGGCGCCGCTCATGCGCAGTGTCCGCATAGCAGGATCTGCTCAACAGCTAACGGAGGAGCAGACTCGGGAGCAGTTCCGACGATTCCCGCGCCACATCCAGATGAGCATCACCCATGGACCACGATTCGCTGCGGCCGACTGGCAATCCCGATCTGGGTTCTTTGCGCGGATCGGAGAGCGCTTGAACACCTGGCTTGGCAAGGAACCGGAGCAGATACACATGCCGCACAACTGGGGAGGCTTTCTTCTTACGCCAAGCCTTTTTGAATTTGGAATGCTCAGCGGAGAGAAGGCCGGTAGGACTCGGGTGCGATTTCGTCGTTGTCTTGAAATGCCAAGG GGCACAAGAGTTGGAACCGTTCAAGCTGAAAGGCAGGACTGGGTCTATGATTCCTGTGAGGAAAATTGA
- the LOC122619570 gene encoding uncharacterized protein LOC122619570, whose translation MPINCEFNLSRAAAIYYTGEQISGSLTVTVGGKKHFKLEGVSITLHGVSTVHWRESLRGQPEIEHNDSTGNLDCAKVDYNGSMVHINQTKKLTEALRLEPGTSRLGDFKFQFPENLPATCRLPFGNVEYMLKVVLERSGKHNKCFHQRLVIRKSLEFDDLKPQYMEISNMALRLPRSVFVPGQSVSYGIYSKDGVHDFLTRLCKKISYTSQQPNPKTKTVTQVLSESTELNGNLHLPLTVPIMSHSDPMEPIQISYYIETSHFLNAPIKLPILVATVAPPVYSSLESSRLCFVNMALSHSDLLGPINQFLAHSCSREIDALALSNHCERIKLLKGPKRKQSYVRLALQYFFMKVLP comes from the exons ATGCCAATAAATTGTGAATTTAACTTATCGCGTGCCGCTGCCATTTATTACACAGGCGAGCAAATTTCGGGATCACTCACTGTGACAGTCGGAGggaaaaaacatttcaaattagAGG GCGTAAGCATCACTCTCCATGGAGTCTCCACTGTTCACTGGCGGGAGTCACTTCGAGGTCAGCCGGAAATCGAGCACAATGATAGTACCGGTAACCTGGACTGCGCCAAAGTGGATTACAACGGCAGCATGGTCcacataaatcaaacaaaaaagttgACCGAAGCTCTTCGGCTAGAGCCTGGTACTTCTCGATTGGGTGACTTTAAGTTTCAGTTTCCTGAAAATCTTCCAGCCACCTGTAGGCTTCCTTTTGGCAATGTGGAGTATATGCTGAAGGTTGTTCTCGAAAGAAGTGGAAAACATAACAAATGCTTTCATCAGCGATTGGTGATACGAAAGAGTCTGGAATTCGACGATCTCAAGCCCCAATACATGGAGATTTCGAATATGGCCCTCAGACTCCCCCGAAGTGTTTTTGTTCCGGGTCAAAGTGTAAGCTATGGAATCTATTCCAAAGATGGAGTCCACGACTTCCTTACCCGcttgtgcaaaaaaatcagcTACACTAGTCAGCAGCCAAACCCCAAGACCAAGACAGTGACACAAGTTTTGTCCGAGAGTACCGAATTAAATGGTAATCTTCACCTACCTTTGACAGTCCCCATTATGAGTCACTCAGATCCGATGGAACCTATACAAATCAGTTACTATATTGAGACATCCCACTTCTTGAATGCCCCAATCAAACTACCCATTCTCGTGGCCACTGTTGCACCCCCCGTATATTCTTCTTTGGAATCGTCCCGACTTTGCTTCGTAAATATGG CTCTTAGCCATAGCGATCTGCTTGGGCCAATTAATCAGTTTCTGGCCCACAGCTGTTCCCGCGAAATTGACGCCTTGGCGCTGAGCAATCATTGTGAACGCATCAAGTTGCTCAAAGGCCCAAAGAGAAAACAGTCGTACGTGCGATTAGCATTGCAATACTTTTTTATGAAAGTACTACCCTGA
- the LOC122620248 gene encoding pyridoxine/pyridoxamine 5'-phosphate oxidase isoform X1, producing MSTVLIQKLCSTLWSPGSLSRFAQHMSHVSHQVSYIASEEQRVYEEPHVIFQNWLLTAQKEAPQVRPRLACMATVDKSGEPVTRLTNIEEVNANGITFFTTLGSRQAGEISANPHVSLHFNWAPLMRSVRIAGSAQQLTEEQTREQFRRFPRHIQMSITHGPRFAAADWQSRSGFFARIGERLNTWLGKEPEQIHMPHNWGGFLLTPSLFEFGMLSGEKAGRTRVRFRRCLEMPRGTRVGTVQAERQDWVYDSCEEN from the exons atgtCGACTGTTTTGATACAAAAGTTGTGTAGTACGCTTTGGTCACCAGGATCACTAAGCCGCTTTGCGCAGCACATGAGCCATGTTTCCCACCAGGTGAGCTATATAGCCAGCGAGGAGCAGCGGGTATACGAGGAGCCCCACGTGATCTTCCAGAACTGGCTCTTGACCGCCCAGAAGGAGGCGCCTCAGGTGCGGCCTCGACTAGCCTGCATGGCCACGGTGGACAAGTCTGGTGAGCCTGTGACCCGCCTGACCAACATAGAGGAGGTCAATGCCAATGGAATCACCTTCTTCACGACCCTGGGCAGTCGGCAGGCGGGCGAGATTAGCGCCAATCCGCACGTGTCGCTACATTTCAACTGGGCGCCGCTCATGCGCAGTGTCCGCATAGCAGGATCTGCTCAACAGCTAACGGAGGAGCAGACTCGGGAGCAGTTCCGACGATTCCCGCGCCACATCCAGATGAGCATCACCCATGGACCACGATTCGCTGCGGCCGACTGGCAATCCCGATCTGGGTTCTTTGCGCGGATCGGAGAGCGCTTGAACACCTGGCTTGGCAAGGAACCGGAGCAGATACACATGCCGCACAACTGGGGAGGCTTTCTTCTTACGCCAAGCCTTTTTGAATTTGGAATGCTCAGCGGAGAGAAGGCCGGTAGGACTCGGGTGCGATTTCGTCGTTGTCTTGAAATGCCAAGG GGCACAAGAGTTGGAACCGTTCAAGCTGAAAGGCAGGACTGGGTCTATGATTCCTGTGAGGAAAATTGA
- the LOC122620247 gene encoding arrestin domain-containing protein 17 produces the protein MPIECLISFDNNPQGVYYAGQELSGVVDLSVDATKRIKGIHVTVSGYAKIRWIKKGYPRDSERAMCRAYRSYLSSRSYVLGSCANNSSFDWPAGEYSYTFHVILPDNLPTSFDGKYGQIHYEIITTIERAARHPKVFKLPFTVIQPLDLNADAIYRVPLEILDRKRFWSFCCPTGPLTVKFSTPYCGYAPGQKIHFVLYINNESSIDITECEVKLKQEVSYESHDPQHEYRYDKHLIAAKQFGNVLRWSRKVYRGYLDLPSIPPTSVKPTCPISVNYSIKIIVNPTEFHWKLKLKIPLTIGSIPIMDGPEALLRFNRQQQQHQVVSQNLQMSTQQRQRVRDRDRDRDRDRDRDRDRDMHLDRERDRDRDRTSASVQHRRISSINNNNNNNHGRLVGGLLPTNSNTNMIVSASPTPTSSTPSSTPTTAALRPTAMPAILVTSDSDNPPDYIPMMPPSYEDAMALSEKFSDDTEFLTNVSMSSILSAQADVTTSEPFKPRYPVYYDYETPTIPPETLYDESSSRLRLTLSCQDSAAPETDEEVTTNTRGGESLTCEKK, from the exons ATGCCCATTGAGTGCCTTATATCATTTGATAATAATCCACAAGGTGTCTACTATGCCGGACAGGAGCTATCCGGCGTTGTTGATCTCAGCGTCGACGCCACGAAGCGCATTAAAG GCATCCACGTTACCGTCAGCGGCTATGCCAAGATACGCTGGATAAAAAAGGGATATCCGCGCGACAGCGAGCGCGCCATGTGCCGTGCCTACCGATCGTATCTGTCCTCGCGGTCCTACGTCCTCGGATCCTGCGCGAACAACTCGAGCTTCGACTGGCCGGCCGGCGAGTACTCGTACACCTTCCACGTGATTCTGCCCGACAATCTGCCCACGTCCTTTGACGGCAAGTATGGCCAGATCCACTACGAGATCATAACGACGATCGAAAGGGCCGCTCGCCACCCGAAGGTCTTCAAGCTGCCATTTACGGTGATACAACCGCTGGACCTGAACGCTGATGCCATTTACAGG GTTCCACTGGAGATCCTCGATCGAAAGCGCTTCTGGAGCTTCTGCTGTCCCACAGGCCCGCTCACGGTGAAGTTCTCGACGCCGTACTGCGGATATGCGCCCGGCCAGAAGATCCACTTCGTGCTGTACATCAATAACGAGTCCTCGATCGACATCACCGAGTGCGAGGTCAAGCTGAAGCAGGAGGTGAGCTACGAGTCGCACGACCCGCAGCATGAGTACCGCTACGACAAGCACCTGATTGCGGCGAAGCAGTTCGGAAACGTGCTGAGATGGTCGAGGAAGGTGTACAGGGGGTATCTCGACCTGCCCTCGATACCGCCCACTTCGGTGAAGCCGACGTGCCCTATTAGCGTTAACTATTCGATTAAGATCATCGTGAACCCCACGGAGTTTCACTGGAAACTTAAGCTGAAGATTCCTCTGACCATCGGCAGTATTCCGATCATGGATGGTCCGGAGGCCCTGCTGCGATTTAatcgccagcagcaacagcaccaagTAGTTAGTCAAAATTTACAAATGTCGACGCAGCAGCGCCAAAGGGTTCgagatcgggatcgggatcgggatcgcgACCGCGATAGGGATAGGGATAGGGATATGCATCTGGATCGCGAAAGAGATAGAGATCGGGACCGGACAAGTGCCTCAGTTCAGCATCGACGTATCAGCTccattaacaacaacaacaacaacaatcatgGACGCCTTGTGGGTGGACTACTGCCGACCAATAGCAATACGAATATGATAGTGAGTGCCAgtcccacgcccacaagctCCACGCCCTCATCAACGCCAACAACTGCCGCCCTCAGGCCAACGGCCATGCCAGCGATATTGGTGACCAGTGATAGCGATAATCCCCCGGACTATATACCCATGA TGCCGCCCTCGTATGAAGACGCCATGGCTCTAAGTGAGAAGTTCAGCGATGACACTGAGTTCTTGACCAACGTTAGCATGAGCAGCATTTTGTCCGCTCAGGCTGATGTCACCACAAGTGAGCCCTTTAAGCCGCGATATCCGGTCTATTACGATTATGAGACACCGACCATACCGCCCG AGACGCTCTACGATGAGTCCAGTTCCCGGCTGCGCCTCACACTGAGCTGCCAGGACTCGGCGGCCCCGGAAACGGATGAGGAGGTGACCACGAATACACGAGGAGGAGAGTCCCTAACCTGTGAGAAGAAATGA
- the LOC122620249 gene encoding pyridoxine/pyridoxamine 5'-phosphate oxidase — MKLLQAIRRMSQGASEVPLSALRLKYCERKNAFLEDNIKVKNPFCVFRDWLELALKTPEILEPNAAALATVSPEGRPSNRYVLVKEATAEGFTFFTNYGSRKAEDIKSNPNVAISFYWLPLRRSVRIEGVAEKIATEDSLKYFHQRPRASQIGAAASPQSQRIPSRSYLDEVEATIKAELGPDGEVPLPNWGGYLVRPDLIEFWQGQTDRLHDRIRFRRGRGVESEVDSKLVHKGEDGWVYERLAP, encoded by the exons A TGAAGTTACTGCAGGCGATTCGCAGGATGAGCCAAGGAGCCTCGGAGGTGCCACTTTCGG CACTTCGCCTAAAGTACTGTGAGCGCAAGAACGCCTTCCTGGAGGATAACATCAAGGTGAAGAACCCCTTTTGCGTATTCCGAGACTGGCTGGAGTTGGCCCTTAAAACCCCGGAGATCTTGGAGCCCAACGCCGCCGCTCTGGCCACCGTGAGTCCAGAGGGAAGGCCCTCCAACCGCTATGTGCTGGTCAAAGAAGCCACCGCCGAGGGCTTCACCTTCTTCACAAACTACGGAAGCCGCAAGGCGGAGGACATCAAGTCCAATCCTAATGTAGCCATATCCTTCTACTGGCTCCCTTTGCGGCGAAGTGTCCGCATCGAGGGCGTGGCTGAGAAGATCGCGACGGAGGACTCTCTCAAGTACTTCCACCAGCGACCTAGGGCCAGCCAAATAGGGGCAGCTGCCAGTCCGCAAAGCCAACGGATTCCATCGCGCAGCTACTTGGACGAAGTGGAGGCAACAATCAAAGCGGAACTGGGTCCCGATGGCGAGGTGCCGCTGCCCAACTGGGGCGGGTACTTGGTGCGTCCCGACCTTATTGAGTTCTGGCAGGGTCAGACCGATCGGCTCCACGATCGCATCCGCTTTAGGCGAGGTAGAGGAGTGGAATCCGAAGTCGACAGCAAGCTGGTCCACAAGGGAGAGGATGGTTGGGTGTACGAACGGCTGGCACCTTAG